One window from the genome of Rufibacter tibetensis encodes:
- a CDS encoding PQQ-dependent sugar dehydrogenase — MMRCFLFWSFLLPLTCFSVPVSAQDLTGPKGETFTVRVVKDKLSDPWEVTYGPDNHLWITEAKGYKVSRLNPTTGAQTVLLDLTSARKFPRYDKVSDSVDGGKPWPQGGLMGMSLHPQLLSGKPYVYLAYAYDFAGAGKKGEGCDPNFGGCHFMMRLVRYTYDAKAQKLSNPMVLCDSIPGSNDHNSGRLLIAPVQGKNYLFNTVGDMGAGQFKNVGRTNRAQLTSSYEGKVLRFNLEPDTDKNQYDRWIPNDNPFTSAQKQNAVWSTGHRNAQGLAYAVIGGTGRIYTSEHGPYSDDEINVIEKGKNFGHPLVIGYNDGNYNGLAAGVSNHTQIPGEWHTTYPTIKSEKDNAAAIGAQTYRDPIYSFNPNSNAFLTKTLTQVRSGENNSPEWPSEAPSSIAVYTASGIPGWQNSLLIPTLKTGKLIRLQLNAAGTDVTGDTLTYFKSKIRYRDLAISPDGKKLYLAVDSSTVTSGPSGEDPKGSHYRGSILEFTYVKGGTALKNTSGGKTGGKTQTDSKAAAQVADKRRKE, encoded by the coding sequence ATGATGCGTTGCTTTCTGTTCTGGTCTTTTCTCCTGCCTCTTACCTGTTTTTCTGTTCCTGTTTCTGCCCAGGACCTTACCGGACCCAAAGGCGAAACCTTTACCGTGCGGGTAGTCAAAGACAAACTCAGCGATCCCTGGGAAGTCACCTACGGCCCTGACAACCACCTCTGGATTACCGAAGCCAAAGGCTACAAGGTAAGCCGTCTGAACCCAACTACCGGCGCGCAGACTGTTTTACTGGACCTTACCTCCGCCCGGAAATTCCCGCGCTATGACAAAGTTTCTGACTCGGTGGACGGCGGAAAGCCCTGGCCGCAAGGCGGATTGATGGGAATGTCTTTGCACCCACAGCTCCTCTCGGGCAAGCCGTATGTGTACCTGGCGTATGCCTATGATTTTGCCGGCGCCGGGAAAAAGGGCGAAGGCTGCGATCCTAACTTTGGGGGCTGCCATTTCATGATGAGGCTGGTGCGGTATACCTATGATGCAAAGGCGCAGAAACTCTCCAATCCTATGGTGCTCTGCGACAGCATTCCGGGCAGCAACGATCACAACTCAGGTCGCTTGTTGATTGCTCCGGTGCAAGGCAAAAACTACCTGTTCAACACCGTTGGCGATATGGGTGCCGGTCAGTTCAAGAACGTAGGCCGGACCAACCGCGCTCAACTCACCAGCAGCTATGAAGGAAAAGTACTTCGGTTCAACCTGGAGCCCGACACCGATAAAAACCAGTATGACCGCTGGATCCCGAACGACAACCCGTTCACTTCAGCCCAGAAACAAAATGCCGTCTGGAGCACCGGTCACCGCAATGCCCAAGGTCTGGCCTATGCTGTGATTGGCGGTACCGGAAGAATCTACACGAGCGAACACGGCCCTTATTCCGATGACGAGATCAACGTAATTGAAAAAGGCAAGAACTTCGGGCATCCGCTCGTCATCGGGTACAATGACGGCAACTACAACGGGCTGGCCGCGGGCGTAAGCAACCATACCCAAATCCCTGGCGAGTGGCACACCACCTACCCTACCATCAAAAGCGAGAAAGACAACGCCGCCGCTATAGGGGCGCAGACGTACCGCGACCCTATTTACAGCTTCAACCCAAATTCTAACGCTTTTCTGACCAAAACCCTAACACAGGTGAGAAGCGGTGAAAACAACTCTCCCGAATGGCCGTCTGAAGCGCCAAGCAGCATTGCCGTATACACCGCCTCAGGCATACCCGGCTGGCAAAACTCCCTGCTCATCCCTACGCTTAAAACCGGTAAACTGATCAGGCTGCAACTGAACGCCGCAGGCACAGATGTGACCGGTGACACCCTCACGTATTTTAAGTCAAAAATCCGTTACCGTGACCTGGCCATTTCACCAGATGGTAAAAAGCTGTACCTGGCCGTAGACAGTTCCACGGTGACCTCTGGCCCCTCGGGTGAGGACCCGAAAGGCAGCCATTACCGGGGTTCTATTCTGGAGTTCACCTACGTGAAAGGCGGCACTGCTTTGAAGAATACTTCGGGCGGGAAAACAGGAGGGAAAACTCAGACTGATTCAAAGGCGGCAGCCCAAGTGGCTGATAAAAGACGGAAAGAGTAG
- a CDS encoding AraC family transcriptional regulator — MPEKLPVYRIPDFTPAKALSRGIHVADLQAHRQKHAFVQAPHKHDFYLLLVVRNGQGTHTIDFTLYDVKPGSVFFLTPGQVHAWDLSPETEGTLLFFTPEFYRGNREADALRQFPFFQTWQHPPVFNVQPNSLSPVEQLLHQMQQEYSRAAPFQIDALRAYLELLLIQLARLYPKTTVASEENIWPFQLYQLETLVENHYLEHLPTSFYAHALHLSPKYLNELCKQNLGKTTTDLLQERLILEAKRLLTHSPHLNIAQVAQALGFEDNSYFGRFFKKQAEITPEQFRQKR; from the coding sequence ATGCCCGAAAAGCTTCCTGTTTACCGTATTCCTGATTTTACTCCGGCCAAGGCCCTTTCCCGCGGCATCCACGTAGCCGATCTACAGGCGCACCGGCAGAAGCACGCCTTTGTGCAGGCCCCGCACAAACATGATTTCTATCTTTTGTTGGTAGTCAGAAACGGGCAGGGCACCCACACCATTGATTTCACTCTCTATGACGTGAAGCCCGGAAGTGTTTTCTTCCTCACGCCCGGGCAAGTACACGCCTGGGACCTTTCTCCCGAGACGGAAGGCACCCTGCTGTTTTTCACTCCCGAGTTTTACCGCGGAAACCGCGAAGCCGACGCATTACGGCAGTTCCCCTTTTTCCAAACCTGGCAGCACCCGCCGGTATTCAATGTTCAGCCAAATTCCCTTTCTCCGGTAGAACAGCTCCTGCACCAAATGCAACAGGAATACTCTAGGGCTGCTCCTTTTCAGATTGATGCCTTGCGCGCTTACCTGGAATTGCTGCTCATTCAACTGGCCCGGCTTTATCCTAAAACCACGGTGGCGTCGGAAGAAAACATCTGGCCTTTTCAGTTGTACCAACTGGAAACTTTGGTGGAGAACCATTACCTGGAGCACCTGCCCACCAGTTTCTACGCCCATGCCCTGCACCTTTCGCCCAAGTACCTGAACGAACTCTGCAAACAGAACCTGGGCAAAACCACCACTGACCTGCTGCAGGAACGCTTGATCCTGGAAGCCAAACGACTGCTCACCCACTCGCCGCACCTCAATATTGCGCAGGTGGCGCAGGCCCTCGGCTTTGAGGACAATTCTTATTTCGGCCGGTTTTTCAAAAAACAGGCCGAAATCACCCCGGAACAATTTCGGCAGAAAAGATAA
- a CDS encoding DUF983 domain-containing protein, with translation MLGKGSKLYSICKLKCPRCQEGNLFENNSLLSYSKMSKMLDHCPVCHQMYEPEPGYYYGAMFVSYGLTAGPTLAIVGLMMLFSEEITLWMFMAALILSLLLFMPALFKLSRAIWINIFISYNPLAAQDPQAKGH, from the coding sequence ATGTTAGGAAAAGGCTCTAAACTGTACAGCATCTGCAAGCTGAAATGCCCCCGGTGCCAGGAAGGAAATTTGTTTGAGAACAACAGCCTGCTGAGTTACAGTAAAATGTCTAAAATGCTGGACCATTGCCCGGTGTGCCACCAGATGTATGAACCGGAACCGGGGTACTATTACGGGGCCATGTTTGTGAGCTACGGCCTTACCGCCGGACCAACCCTGGCCATTGTGGGTTTGATGATGCTGTTCTCTGAGGAAATCACCCTCTGGATGTTCATGGCTGCTCTAATTCTTTCGCTGCTTTTGTTCATGCCTGCGCTTTTCAAACTTTCCCGCGCTATCTGGATTAACATCTTCATCAGCTATAATCCGTTGGCCGCACAGGATCCGCAAGCCAAAGGGCATTAG
- a CDS encoding M16 family metallopeptidase, with protein MFSKKHFLVAAAAAMLSSTTAQAQKVEFTEYDLPNGLHVILHQDKSAPVVAVSVMYHVGSKNEQVGRSGFAHFFEHLLFEGSQNIKRGEFMKLVSSNGGQNNANTSHDRTFYYEVFPSNQLKLGLWLESERMLHPVINEVGVKTQNEVVKEEKRMRIDNSPYGNFTNEIFKRLFTKHPYTWQPIGSMADLDAAKLEEFQAFFKKYYVPNNAVLSIAGDIDIAQTKELVNAYFGPVPKGAPVNYQKVVEAPITKMIVDTAYDANIQIPAIMSAYRVPGMSEKDSKTMEMISSILSGGASSKLYKKMVDEKKSALQVGAFNFALEDYGAYITYALPNNNTPLPDLLKDIDAEVANLQNNLISEEDYKKIQNQFENNYVTANSTMLGVAENLASGYTFHNKNTNNINQELDKIRGISRQDIQAAARKYLQPNSRVVLYYLPAQAKTAN; from the coding sequence ATGTTTTCAAAGAAGCATTTTCTCGTTGCAGCGGCAGCGGCCATGCTCTCCTCTACAACTGCCCAGGCGCAAAAAGTAGAGTTCACCGAGTATGACTTACCCAACGGTTTACACGTGATCCTGCACCAGGACAAATCTGCCCCGGTGGTAGCGGTGTCTGTGATGTACCACGTGGGCTCTAAAAACGAACAAGTGGGCCGTTCTGGCTTTGCGCACTTCTTTGAGCACTTGCTTTTTGAGGGTTCGCAAAATATCAAACGTGGCGAGTTCATGAAACTGGTGTCCAGCAACGGGGGCCAGAACAATGCCAACACCTCGCATGACCGCACCTTTTATTACGAAGTGTTCCCCAGCAACCAACTGAAATTAGGTTTGTGGCTTGAGAGCGAAAGAATGCTGCACCCGGTCATCAATGAGGTGGGCGTAAAGACGCAGAACGAGGTGGTGAAAGAAGAGAAACGCATGCGGATTGACAACAGCCCGTACGGTAATTTCACAAATGAGATCTTCAAGCGCCTGTTCACCAAGCACCCGTACACTTGGCAACCCATCGGGTCTATGGCTGATCTGGATGCCGCTAAACTAGAAGAGTTTCAGGCTTTCTTCAAGAAATACTACGTGCCTAACAACGCGGTGCTTTCCATTGCCGGTGACATTGACATCGCCCAAACCAAGGAACTGGTAAATGCCTATTTCGGCCCTGTACCTAAAGGAGCGCCGGTAAACTACCAGAAAGTGGTGGAAGCTCCTATCACCAAAATGATTGTGGACACCGCGTATGATGCCAACATCCAGATTCCAGCTATTATGTCGGCGTACCGGGTGCCGGGCATGAGCGAGAAGGATTCCAAAACCATGGAGATGATTTCTTCCATCTTGTCTGGTGGCGCCAGTTCTAAACTATACAAGAAAATGGTGGACGAGAAGAAAAGCGCCTTGCAGGTAGGGGCCTTCAACTTCGCGCTGGAAGATTACGGCGCGTATATCACCTATGCCCTGCCTAACAACAATACGCCTCTGCCGGACTTATTGAAAGACATTGATGCTGAGGTAGCCAATCTGCAAAACAACCTGATCTCTGAAGAGGATTACAAAAAGATCCAGAACCAGTTTGAAAACAACTACGTGACCGCTAACTCTACCATGCTGGGCGTGGCCGAGAACCTGGCCAGCGGGTACACTTTCCATAACAAGAACACCAACAACATCAACCAGGAATTGGACAAAATCAGAGGCATATCGCGCCAGGACATTCAGGCAGCGGCCAGGAAATACCTGCAGCCTAACTCACGGGTAGTGTTGTATTACTTACCGGCACAGGCTAAAACGGCTAATTAA
- a CDS encoding insulinase family protein, whose protein sequence is MKKYIFLAASALLLFNAEAQVTIDRSKKPAAGPAPVITLQDPTTFKLKNGITVLVVEDHKLPRVSASYFIDAGPITEGKKAGVVTLMGQMLNEGTKDMTKAQFDEAVDRMGADVGLSAAGGSAAALTRYFPQAFALMGKGLKNPAFTQESFDKLKSQTLTGLKSNEKNVKAISGRVVSALTFGKNHPSGEFVTEESIKGLTLADVKEAYAKYITPSRGYLTIIGDIKPNDAKKLAEEVLGDLKGPKLTLPALAAVPNPAKTEINLVDMSNAVQSEITVTNLVDLKMNHPDYFPVLLANQILGGGSSGRLFNNLREKHGFTYGAYSGIGAGRFQNTFSASASVRTAKTDSAIVEFMNEINGLRTQKVSDEELANAKALYNGSFALGLENKARTAAFARNILINDLPKDFYRTYLQKVNAVTKDDIQRVAQKYFNSGNARVVVVGNASQMMDGLKRLNIPVKQYDVYANPVTAGASSSTTTNVKAADVFSNYLKALGGVEELKKVKSISSAMSMQMQGANLEVEFKKMSPNLEAMTMSMGGNQVMKTRFNGTAGYQEQMGQKKPLTPEEIKEKNAVSSLFEQFDYLNNPAFKAEVKGVEKVNGSDAYKVMITQPTGKSKTEFYDVASKLLVKTEEATTSNNMTINNTVEVGDYKKVGAILFPHTQTVTISAGGQQQVMEMKVKAVKVNEGVTAADFN, encoded by the coding sequence ATGAAGAAATATATATTCCTTGCTGCCAGTGCCCTGTTGCTGTTCAACGCTGAGGCGCAGGTAACCATAGACAGATCAAAGAAACCGGCCGCAGGTCCGGCTCCGGTCATTACGCTGCAAGACCCCACTACCTTTAAGTTGAAAAACGGCATTACGGTGCTGGTAGTGGAAGACCATAAACTGCCCCGGGTGTCGGCCTCTTATTTCATAGATGCAGGCCCTATCACTGAAGGCAAAAAGGCCGGTGTGGTCACCCTCATGGGTCAGATGCTCAACGAGGGCACCAAAGACATGACCAAGGCTCAGTTTGACGAAGCCGTAGACAGAATGGGGGCCGATGTGGGGTTATCCGCTGCAGGCGGCAGCGCGGCAGCTCTGACCCGCTATTTTCCCCAGGCGTTTGCGTTGATGGGAAAAGGGCTGAAGAACCCCGCTTTTACCCAAGAGTCTTTTGACAAGCTGAAGTCGCAGACGTTAACGGGGTTGAAGAGCAATGAAAAGAATGTAAAAGCAATCTCGGGGCGGGTGGTTAGCGCCCTGACGTTTGGCAAGAACCATCCCAGCGGCGAGTTTGTGACCGAGGAGTCTATCAAAGGCTTAACTCTGGCAGATGTGAAGGAAGCATATGCCAAATACATTACTCCTTCCCGCGGCTACCTGACCATTATTGGCGACATTAAACCAAATGACGCAAAGAAACTGGCCGAAGAAGTATTAGGCGACCTGAAAGGACCCAAGCTGACTTTGCCTGCTTTGGCTGCTGTGCCAAACCCAGCTAAAACCGAGATCAACCTGGTAGACATGTCCAATGCGGTGCAGTCAGAGATCACGGTGACCAACCTGGTGGACCTCAAGATGAACCATCCAGATTACTTTCCGGTGTTGCTGGCAAATCAGATTTTGGGCGGTGGGAGCTCTGGCCGCTTGTTCAATAACCTGCGCGAGAAACACGGCTTCACGTACGGTGCCTATTCAGGCATTGGGGCCGGGCGTTTCCAGAACACGTTTTCGGCCTCGGCTTCGGTAAGGACCGCTAAAACAGACAGTGCCATTGTGGAGTTTATGAACGAGATCAACGGCCTGCGTACCCAGAAGGTGTCCGATGAAGAACTGGCCAACGCGAAAGCCTTGTACAACGGATCGTTTGCGTTGGGCCTGGAAAACAAAGCCCGCACTGCCGCCTTCGCCCGTAACATTCTCATCAATGACCTGCCTAAAGATTTCTACCGCACGTATCTGCAGAAAGTGAATGCGGTGACCAAGGATGACATCCAACGCGTGGCGCAGAAATACTTCAACAGCGGCAATGCCCGTGTGGTAGTAGTAGGCAATGCCTCTCAGATGATGGACGGCCTCAAAAGGTTGAACATCCCGGTAAAGCAGTATGACGTGTATGCCAACCCTGTAACGGCTGGAGCCTCTTCTTCCACCACCACCAATGTAAAAGCCGCTGATGTGTTCAGCAATTATCTGAAAGCCCTGGGCGGAGTAGAGGAACTGAAAAAAGTGAAATCTATTTCTTCGGCCATGAGCATGCAAATGCAAGGCGCTAACCTGGAGGTGGAATTTAAAAAAATGAGCCCTAATCTGGAAGCCATGACCATGTCAATGGGTGGTAATCAGGTTATGAAAACCCGATTCAACGGAACTGCCGGTTACCAGGAGCAAATGGGCCAGAAAAAACCTTTGACCCCAGAAGAGATCAAAGAGAAAAACGCTGTTTCCAGTTTATTTGAACAATTTGATTACCTAAACAACCCGGCGTTTAAAGCTGAGGTGAAGGGTGTGGAAAAAGTGAATGGTTCTGATGCGTACAAAGTGATGATCACCCAACCAACGGGTAAATCAAAGACCGAGTTTTATGACGTAGCCAGCAAGCTTCTGGTGAAAACCGAGGAGGCAACTACTTCCAATAACATGACCATCAATAACACAGTTGAAGTTGGAGACTACAAGAAAGTGGGTGCCATTCTGTTCCCGCATACCCAAACGGTTACTATCTCTGCCGGCGGACAGCAGCAGGTGATGGAAATGAAAGTCAAAGCCGTGAAGGTGAATGAGGGCGTAACTGCCGCAGATTTCAACTAA
- a CDS encoding T9SS type A sorting domain-containing protein, translating to MHFGDCTKQTVARESRTIIGASQLGTFVNIYQFEHTYSGPGTYKITYVGSSRNAGTVNTSNTAQQTFFLQSTLVADPFLGINRSPILKGLPDDIAFRNQTFIHNHAGFDADGDSLSYKLVTPLTSSGENACGNPVGTNSPGHRGLENFLGTVDSGNPAGYNLNRNTGQLIWNTPGVLGEFVVAMVVEEWRGGRLIGQVMRDRQLIVREAPIVTGISEEWQQQVSTFPNPATSTLTLKVPASVQLLETKVYNSVGISFPLPVPVKSKDGWVFNVVGLPEGFYLLHLKTSQGKMIQKLLVKR from the coding sequence ATGCACTTTGGAGACTGTACCAAACAGACAGTAGCCCGAGAATCAAGAACAATAATAGGAGCTTCACAACTGGGCACCTTCGTTAACATCTATCAGTTTGAGCACACGTATTCTGGGCCGGGTACTTATAAAATCACTTATGTTGGATCTAGCCGAAACGCCGGTACTGTCAATACCTCCAACACGGCACAACAAACATTCTTTTTGCAGAGCACCTTGGTGGCAGATCCTTTTTTAGGGATAAACCGCTCCCCGATTCTGAAAGGTCTTCCAGATGATATTGCCTTCCGCAATCAAACCTTCATACACAATCATGCTGGCTTTGATGCTGATGGTGATAGCCTCTCTTATAAGTTAGTGACACCTCTAACAAGCAGTGGCGAAAATGCCTGCGGCAACCCTGTGGGAACGAACTCGCCCGGACATAGGGGATTGGAGAACTTCTTGGGCACAGTTGATTCTGGAAACCCAGCAGGATACAACCTGAACAGAAACACCGGTCAACTAATCTGGAATACTCCAGGAGTTCTAGGGGAATTTGTAGTTGCTATGGTAGTGGAAGAATGGCGCGGAGGCAGGCTAATTGGTCAGGTAATGCGAGACAGGCAACTGATTGTGCGTGAAGCCCCAATTGTGACCGGAATCTCTGAAGAGTGGCAACAGCAGGTTTCCACCTTCCCTAACCCGGCTACATCTACGTTGACGCTGAAAGTACCTGCTTCTGTACAGCTTCTGGAAACTAAGGTGTATAATTCGGTGGGAATATCATTCCCACTGCCTGTTCCTGTAAAATCTAAGGACGGATGGGTCTTCAACGTGGTAGGTTTGCCGGAAGGCTTTTATCTCCTGCACCTCAAAACCTCACAGGGAAAGATGATCCAAAAGTTACTTGTGAAACGGTGA